From a single Piliocolobus tephrosceles isolate RC106 chromosome 21, ASM277652v3, whole genome shotgun sequence genomic region:
- the DCAF15 gene encoding DDB1- and CUL4-associated factor 15: MAPSSKSERNSGAGSGGGGPGGAGGKRAAGRRREHVLKQLERVKISGQLSPRLFRKLPPRVCVSLKNIVDEDFLYAGHIFLGFSKCGRYVLSYTSSSGDDDFSFYIYHLYWWEFNVHSKLKLVRQVRLFQDEEIYSDLYLTVCEWPSDASKVIVFGFNTRSANGMLMNMMMMSDENHRDIYVSTVAVPPPGRCAACQDASRAHPGDPNAQCLRHGFMLHTKYQVVYPFPTFQPAFQLKKDQVVLLNTSYSLVACAVSVHSAGDRSFCQILYDHSTCPPAPASPPEPQSPELPPALPSFCPEAAPARSSGSPEPSPAIAKAKEFVADIFRRAKEAKGGAPEEARPALCPGPSGSRCRAHSEPLALCGEAAPRDSPPASEAPAPEPGYINYTKLYYVLESGEGTEPEDEFEDDKISLPFVVTDLRGHNLRPMRERTAVQGQYLTVEQLTLDFEYVINEVIRHDATWGHQFCSFSDYDIVILEVCPETNQVLINIGLLLLAFPSPTEEGQLRPKTYHTSLKVAWDLNTGIFETVSVGDLTEVKGQTSGSVWSSYRKSCVDMVMKWLVPESSGRYVNRMTNEALHKGCSLKVLADSERYTWIVL, from the exons ATGGCGCCCAGCTCGAAATCGGAGCGGAACAGCGGGGCTgggagcggcggcggcggcccgggGGGAGCCGGAGGGAAGCGGGCAGCAGGGCGGCGGCGGGAGCACGTCCTCAAGCAGCTGGAGCGGGTCAAG ATCAGCGGACAGCTCTCCCCTCGCCTCTTCCGGAAGCTGCCTCCCCGGGTCTGCGTGTCCCTCAAGAACATCGTGGATGAGGACTTTCTCTATGCAGG aCATATCTTCCTGGGCTTTTCCAAATGCGGCCGCTACGTCCTCTCCTATACCAGCAGCAGTGGGGACGACGACTTCTCCTTCTACATCTACCATCTGTACTGGTGGGAGTTCAACGTCCACAGCAAGCTCAAGCTG GTCCGGCAGGTTCGGCTCTTCCAGGATGAGGAGATCTACAGCGACCTGTACCTGACCGTATGCGAGTGGCCCAGCGACGCCTCTAAGGTCATCGTCTTTGGCTTCAA CACCCGCTCGGCCAACGGGATGCTCATGAACATGATGATGATGAGCGACGAGAACCACCGTGACATCTACGTCAGCACCGTGGCGGTACCGCCGCCGGGCCGCTGTGCCGCTTGCCAGGATGCCAGCCGGGCCCACCCAG GAGACCCGAACGCGCAGTGCCTGCGGCACGGCTTCATGCTGCACACCAAGTACCAGGTGGTCTACCCCTTCCCCACCTTCCAGCCCGCCTTCCAGCTCAAGAAGGACCAGGTGGTGCTGCTCAACACCAGCTACTCCCTGGTGGCCTGCGCCGTCTCTGTCCACTCGGCAG GTGACAGGAGTTTCTGCCAAATCCTGTATGACCACAGCACCTGCCCCCCGGCGCCTGCCAGCCCCCCCGAGCCCCAGAGCCCAGAGCtgccccctgccctccccagctTCTGCCCTGAAGCGGCCCCAGCCCGTTCCTCTGGGTCTCCTGAGCCCTCGCCCGCCATTGCCAAAGCCAAGGAGTTTGTGGCTGACATCTTCCGCCGGGCCAAAGAGGCCAAGGGCGGGGCCCCTGAGGAAGCCCGGCCTGCCCTGTGCCCAGGACCCTCTGGCAGCCGCTGCCGTGCGCACTCTGAGCCCTTAGCCCTGTGTGGGGAGGCAGCACCCCGGGACAGCCCCCCTGCCTCGGAGGCGCCTGCCCCCGAGCCTGGCTACATCAACTACACCAAGCTGTACTATGTGCTGGAGTCCGGAGAGGGGACGGAGCCGGAGGATG AGTTCGAGGACGACAAGATCTCCCTGCCCTTCGTGGTGACCGATCTTCGTGGCCACAACTTGCGGCCCATGCGGGAGCGGACTGCTGTCCAG GGCCAGTACCTGACAGTGGAGCAGCTCACACTGGACTTCGAATATGTCATCAATGAGGTCATCCGCCACGACGCTACCTGGGGCCATCAGTTCTGTTCTTTCAGCGACTATGACATCGTCATTCTAGAG gtcTGCCCGGAAACCAACCAGGTCCTCATCAACATTGGCCTGCTGCTCCTGGCCTTCCCGTCCCCCACTGAGGAGGGTCAGCTCCG ACCAAAGACCTATCACACCAGCCTCAAGGTGGCATGGGACCTCAACACAGGCATCTTCGAGACAGTCAGTGTAGGCGACCTGACTGAGGTCAAAGGGCAGACCAG CGGCAGTGTCTGGAGCTCCTACCGCAAGAGCTGCGTGGACATGGTCATGAAATGGCTGGTGCCCGAGAGCAGCGGCCGCTACGTCAACAGGATGACCAACGAGGCGCTCCACAAAG GGTGCTCCCTGAAGGTTCTGGCAGACAGCGAGCGATACACATGGATCGTGCTGTGA
- the PODNL1 gene encoding podocan-like protein 1 isoform X1 yields MGRPTQWLSLLLLLLLPGPLPVAGMEDAAFPHLGESSQPPPRACPPRCSCPRVDTVDCDGLDLRVFPDNITRAAQYLSLQNNQLQELPYNELSRLSGLRTLNLHNNLISSEGLPDEAFESLTQLQHIYVAHNKLSVAPQFLPRSLRVADLAANQMMEIFPLTFGEKPALRSVYLHNNQLSNAGLPPDAFRGSEAVATLSLSNNRLSYLPPSLPPSLERLHLQNNLISKVPRGALSRQTQLRELYLQHNQLTDSGLDATTFSKLHSLEYLDLSHNQLTTVPAGLPRTLAILHLGRNRIRQVEAARLHGARGLRYLLLQHNQLGSSGLPAGALRPLRGLHTLHLYGNGLDRVPLALPRRLRALVLPHNHVATLGARDLAATPGLMELNLAYNRLTSARVHHRAFRRLRALRSLDLAGNQLTRLPMGLPTGLHTLRLQRNQLRMLEPEPLTGLDQLQELSLAHNRLRVGDIGPGTWHELQALQVRHRLVSHTIPRAPPSPCLHCHIPNILVSWSSNQNKKMVRVG; encoded by the exons ATGGGGAGGCCCACCCAG TGGCTGagcctgctgctgctcctgctgttgCCGGGCCCCCTGCCCGTGGCTGGCATGGAGGACGCTGCCTTCCCCCACCTTGGGGAGAGCTCACAGCCCCCGCCCCGGGCCTGCCCCCCGCGCTGCTCCTGCCCCCGAGTCGACACTGTGGACTGTGATGGCTTGGACCTTCGGGTGTTCCCGGACAACATCACCAGAGCCGCTCAGTACCTCTCCCTGCAG AACAACCAGCTCCAGGAACTCCCCTACAATGAGCTGTCCCGCCTCAGTGGCCTGCGAACCCTCAACCTCCACAACAACCTCATCTCCTCAGAAG GCCTTCCCGACGAGGCCTTCGAGTCCCTCACCCAGCTGCAGCACATCTACGTGGCTCACAACAAG cTCTCAGTGGCCCCTCAGTTTCTGCCCCGGTCCCTCCGCGTTGCGGATCTGGCTGCCAACCAAATGATGGAGATCTTTCCCCTCACCTTTGGGGAGAAGCCGGCGCTCAG GTCCGTGTACCTCCACAACAACCAGCTGAGCAACGCTGGCCTGCCCCCTGACGCCTTCCGCGGCTCCGAGGCCGTCGCCACCCTCAGCCTCTCCAACAACCGGCTCAGTTACCTGCCGCCCAGCCTGCCACCCTCACTTGAGCGGCTCCACCTGCAG aACAATCTCATCTCCAAGGTGCCCCGAGGAGCCCTGAGCCGCCAGACTCAACTCCGGGAGCTCTACCTCCAGCACAATCAGCTGACCGACAGTGGCCTGGATGCCACCACCTTCAG CAAGCTGCATAGCCTTGAATACCTGGATCTCTCCCATAACCAGCTGACCACTGTGCCCGCCGGCCTGCCCCGGACCCTGGCTATCCTGCACCTGGGCCGCAACCGCATCCGACAGGTGGAGGCGGCTCGGCTGCACGGGGCGCGTGGTTTGCGCTATTTGTTGCTGCAGCACAACCAGCTGGGGAGCTCAGGGCTGCCCGCTGGGGCTCTGCGGCCGCTGCGGGGCCTGCACACACTGCACCTCTATGGCAATGGGCTGGACCGCGTGCCCCTGGCCCTGCCCCGCCGCCTGCGCGCCCTGGTGCTGCCCCACAACCACGTGGCCACGCTGGGTGCCCGCGACCTGGCCGCCACACCGGGCCTGATGGAGCTTAACCTGGCCTATAACCGCCTGACCAGCGCCCGCGTGCACCACCGGGCCTTCCGCCGGCTGCGCGCCCTGCGCAGCCTCGACCTGGCGGGGAATCAGCTAACCCGGCTGCCCATGGGCCTGCCCACTGGCCTGCACACCCTGCGGCTGCAACGCAACCAGCTGCGGATGCTCGAGCCCGAACCTCTGACCGGCCTGGACCAATTGCAGGAGCTCAGCCTGGCGCACAACCGGCTCCGAGTCGGTGACATCGGGCCAGGCACCTGGCATGAGCTCCAAGCCCTCCAGGTCAGGCACAGGCTGGTTAGCCACACTATCCCCAGGGCCCCTCCATCCCCCTGCCTGCACTGCCACATCCCAAACATTCTAGTTAGCTGGTCAAGCAATCAGAACAAGAAAATGGTAAGAGTGGGTTAG
- the PODNL1 gene encoding podocan-like protein 1 isoform X4, translating into MGRPTQWLSLLLLLLLPGPLPVAGMEDAAFPHLGESSQPPPRACPPRCSCPRVDTVDCDGLDLRVFPDNITRAAQYLSLQNNQLQELPYNELSRLSGLRTLNLHNNLISSEGLPDEAFESLTQLQHIYVAHNKNNLISKVPRGALSRQTQLRELYLQHNQLTDSGLDATTFSKLHSLEYLDLSHNQLTTVPAGLPRTLAILHLGRNRIRQVEAARLHGARGLRYLLLQHNQLGSSGLPAGALRPLRGLHTLHLYGNGLDRVPLALPRRLRALVLPHNHVATLGARDLAATPGLMELNLAYNRLTSARVHHRAFRRLRALRSLDLAGNQLTRLPMGLPTGLHTLRLQRNQLRMLEPEPLTGLDQLQELSLAHNRLRVGDIGPGTWHELQALQVRHRLVSHTIPRAPPSPCLHCHIPNILVSWSSNQNKKMVRVG; encoded by the exons ATGGGGAGGCCCACCCAG TGGCTGagcctgctgctgctcctgctgttgCCGGGCCCCCTGCCCGTGGCTGGCATGGAGGACGCTGCCTTCCCCCACCTTGGGGAGAGCTCACAGCCCCCGCCCCGGGCCTGCCCCCCGCGCTGCTCCTGCCCCCGAGTCGACACTGTGGACTGTGATGGCTTGGACCTTCGGGTGTTCCCGGACAACATCACCAGAGCCGCTCAGTACCTCTCCCTGCAG AACAACCAGCTCCAGGAACTCCCCTACAATGAGCTGTCCCGCCTCAGTGGCCTGCGAACCCTCAACCTCCACAACAACCTCATCTCCTCAGAAG GCCTTCCCGACGAGGCCTTCGAGTCCCTCACCCAGCTGCAGCACATCTACGTGGCTCACAACAAG aACAATCTCATCTCCAAGGTGCCCCGAGGAGCCCTGAGCCGCCAGACTCAACTCCGGGAGCTCTACCTCCAGCACAATCAGCTGACCGACAGTGGCCTGGATGCCACCACCTTCAG CAAGCTGCATAGCCTTGAATACCTGGATCTCTCCCATAACCAGCTGACCACTGTGCCCGCCGGCCTGCCCCGGACCCTGGCTATCCTGCACCTGGGCCGCAACCGCATCCGACAGGTGGAGGCGGCTCGGCTGCACGGGGCGCGTGGTTTGCGCTATTTGTTGCTGCAGCACAACCAGCTGGGGAGCTCAGGGCTGCCCGCTGGGGCTCTGCGGCCGCTGCGGGGCCTGCACACACTGCACCTCTATGGCAATGGGCTGGACCGCGTGCCCCTGGCCCTGCCCCGCCGCCTGCGCGCCCTGGTGCTGCCCCACAACCACGTGGCCACGCTGGGTGCCCGCGACCTGGCCGCCACACCGGGCCTGATGGAGCTTAACCTGGCCTATAACCGCCTGACCAGCGCCCGCGTGCACCACCGGGCCTTCCGCCGGCTGCGCGCCCTGCGCAGCCTCGACCTGGCGGGGAATCAGCTAACCCGGCTGCCCATGGGCCTGCCCACTGGCCTGCACACCCTGCGGCTGCAACGCAACCAGCTGCGGATGCTCGAGCCCGAACCTCTGACCGGCCTGGACCAATTGCAGGAGCTCAGCCTGGCGCACAACCGGCTCCGAGTCGGTGACATCGGGCCAGGCACCTGGCATGAGCTCCAAGCCCTCCAGGTCAGGCACAGGCTGGTTAGCCACACTATCCCCAGGGCCCCTCCATCCCCCTGCCTGCACTGCCACATCCCAAACATTCTAGTTAGCTGGTCAAGCAATCAGAACAAGAAAATGGTAAGAGTGGGTTAG
- the PODNL1 gene encoding podocan-like protein 1 isoform X2, which produces MWLSLLLLLLLPGPLPVAGMEDAAFPHLGESSQPPPRACPPRCSCPRVDTVDCDGLDLRVFPDNITRAAQYLSLQNNQLQELPYNELSRLSGLRTLNLHNNLISSEGLPDEAFESLTQLQHIYVAHNKLSVAPQFLPRSLRVADLAANQMMEIFPLTFGEKPALRSVYLHNNQLSNAGLPPDAFRGSEAVATLSLSNNRLSYLPPSLPPSLERLHLQNNLISKVPRGALSRQTQLRELYLQHNQLTDSGLDATTFSKLHSLEYLDLSHNQLTTVPAGLPRTLAILHLGRNRIRQVEAARLHGARGLRYLLLQHNQLGSSGLPAGALRPLRGLHTLHLYGNGLDRVPLALPRRLRALVLPHNHVATLGARDLAATPGLMELNLAYNRLTSARVHHRAFRRLRALRSLDLAGNQLTRLPMGLPTGLHTLRLQRNQLRMLEPEPLTGLDQLQELSLAHNRLRVGDIGPGTWHELQALQVRHRLVSHTIPRAPPSPCLHCHIPNILVSWSSNQNKKMVRVG; this is translated from the exons ATG TGGCTGagcctgctgctgctcctgctgttgCCGGGCCCCCTGCCCGTGGCTGGCATGGAGGACGCTGCCTTCCCCCACCTTGGGGAGAGCTCACAGCCCCCGCCCCGGGCCTGCCCCCCGCGCTGCTCCTGCCCCCGAGTCGACACTGTGGACTGTGATGGCTTGGACCTTCGGGTGTTCCCGGACAACATCACCAGAGCCGCTCAGTACCTCTCCCTGCAG AACAACCAGCTCCAGGAACTCCCCTACAATGAGCTGTCCCGCCTCAGTGGCCTGCGAACCCTCAACCTCCACAACAACCTCATCTCCTCAGAAG GCCTTCCCGACGAGGCCTTCGAGTCCCTCACCCAGCTGCAGCACATCTACGTGGCTCACAACAAG cTCTCAGTGGCCCCTCAGTTTCTGCCCCGGTCCCTCCGCGTTGCGGATCTGGCTGCCAACCAAATGATGGAGATCTTTCCCCTCACCTTTGGGGAGAAGCCGGCGCTCAG GTCCGTGTACCTCCACAACAACCAGCTGAGCAACGCTGGCCTGCCCCCTGACGCCTTCCGCGGCTCCGAGGCCGTCGCCACCCTCAGCCTCTCCAACAACCGGCTCAGTTACCTGCCGCCCAGCCTGCCACCCTCACTTGAGCGGCTCCACCTGCAG aACAATCTCATCTCCAAGGTGCCCCGAGGAGCCCTGAGCCGCCAGACTCAACTCCGGGAGCTCTACCTCCAGCACAATCAGCTGACCGACAGTGGCCTGGATGCCACCACCTTCAG CAAGCTGCATAGCCTTGAATACCTGGATCTCTCCCATAACCAGCTGACCACTGTGCCCGCCGGCCTGCCCCGGACCCTGGCTATCCTGCACCTGGGCCGCAACCGCATCCGACAGGTGGAGGCGGCTCGGCTGCACGGGGCGCGTGGTTTGCGCTATTTGTTGCTGCAGCACAACCAGCTGGGGAGCTCAGGGCTGCCCGCTGGGGCTCTGCGGCCGCTGCGGGGCCTGCACACACTGCACCTCTATGGCAATGGGCTGGACCGCGTGCCCCTGGCCCTGCCCCGCCGCCTGCGCGCCCTGGTGCTGCCCCACAACCACGTGGCCACGCTGGGTGCCCGCGACCTGGCCGCCACACCGGGCCTGATGGAGCTTAACCTGGCCTATAACCGCCTGACCAGCGCCCGCGTGCACCACCGGGCCTTCCGCCGGCTGCGCGCCCTGCGCAGCCTCGACCTGGCGGGGAATCAGCTAACCCGGCTGCCCATGGGCCTGCCCACTGGCCTGCACACCCTGCGGCTGCAACGCAACCAGCTGCGGATGCTCGAGCCCGAACCTCTGACCGGCCTGGACCAATTGCAGGAGCTCAGCCTGGCGCACAACCGGCTCCGAGTCGGTGACATCGGGCCAGGCACCTGGCATGAGCTCCAAGCCCTCCAGGTCAGGCACAGGCTGGTTAGCCACACTATCCCCAGGGCCCCTCCATCCCCCTGCCTGCACTGCCACATCCCAAACATTCTAGTTAGCTGGTCAAGCAATCAGAACAAGAAAATGGTAAGAGTGGGTTAG
- the PODNL1 gene encoding podocan-like protein 1 isoform X3, with product MAWTFGCSRTTSPEPLSTSPCRTTSSRNSPTMSCPASVACEPSTSTTTSSPQKLSVAPQFLPRSLRVADLAANQMMEIFPLTFGEKPALRSVYLHNNQLSNAGLPPDAFRGSEAVATLSLSNNRLSYLPPSLPPSLERLHLQNNLISKVPRGALSRQTQLRELYLQHNQLTDSGLDATTFSKLHSLEYLDLSHNQLTTVPAGLPRTLAILHLGRNRIRQVEAARLHGARGLRYLLLQHNQLGSSGLPAGALRPLRGLHTLHLYGNGLDRVPLALPRRLRALVLPHNHVATLGARDLAATPGLMELNLAYNRLTSARVHHRAFRRLRALRSLDLAGNQLTRLPMGLPTGLHTLRLQRNQLRMLEPEPLTGLDQLQELSLAHNRLRVGDIGPGTWHELQALQVRHRLVSHTIPRAPPSPCLHCHIPNILVSWSSNQNKKMVRVG from the exons ATGGCTTGGACCTTCGGGTGTTCCCGGACAACATCACCAGAGCCGCTCAGTACCTCTCCCTGCAG AACAACCAGCTCCAGGAACTCCCCTACAATGAGCTGTCCCGCCTCAGTGGCCTGCGAACCCTCAACCTCCACAACAACCTCATCTCCTCAGAAG cTCTCAGTGGCCCCTCAGTTTCTGCCCCGGTCCCTCCGCGTTGCGGATCTGGCTGCCAACCAAATGATGGAGATCTTTCCCCTCACCTTTGGGGAGAAGCCGGCGCTCAG GTCCGTGTACCTCCACAACAACCAGCTGAGCAACGCTGGCCTGCCCCCTGACGCCTTCCGCGGCTCCGAGGCCGTCGCCACCCTCAGCCTCTCCAACAACCGGCTCAGTTACCTGCCGCCCAGCCTGCCACCCTCACTTGAGCGGCTCCACCTGCAG aACAATCTCATCTCCAAGGTGCCCCGAGGAGCCCTGAGCCGCCAGACTCAACTCCGGGAGCTCTACCTCCAGCACAATCAGCTGACCGACAGTGGCCTGGATGCCACCACCTTCAG CAAGCTGCATAGCCTTGAATACCTGGATCTCTCCCATAACCAGCTGACCACTGTGCCCGCCGGCCTGCCCCGGACCCTGGCTATCCTGCACCTGGGCCGCAACCGCATCCGACAGGTGGAGGCGGCTCGGCTGCACGGGGCGCGTGGTTTGCGCTATTTGTTGCTGCAGCACAACCAGCTGGGGAGCTCAGGGCTGCCCGCTGGGGCTCTGCGGCCGCTGCGGGGCCTGCACACACTGCACCTCTATGGCAATGGGCTGGACCGCGTGCCCCTGGCCCTGCCCCGCCGCCTGCGCGCCCTGGTGCTGCCCCACAACCACGTGGCCACGCTGGGTGCCCGCGACCTGGCCGCCACACCGGGCCTGATGGAGCTTAACCTGGCCTATAACCGCCTGACCAGCGCCCGCGTGCACCACCGGGCCTTCCGCCGGCTGCGCGCCCTGCGCAGCCTCGACCTGGCGGGGAATCAGCTAACCCGGCTGCCCATGGGCCTGCCCACTGGCCTGCACACCCTGCGGCTGCAACGCAACCAGCTGCGGATGCTCGAGCCCGAACCTCTGACCGGCCTGGACCAATTGCAGGAGCTCAGCCTGGCGCACAACCGGCTCCGAGTCGGTGACATCGGGCCAGGCACCTGGCATGAGCTCCAAGCCCTCCAGGTCAGGCACAGGCTGGTTAGCCACACTATCCCCAGGGCCCCTCCATCCCCCTGCCTGCACTGCCACATCCCAAACATTCTAGTTAGCTGGTCAAGCAATCAGAACAAGAAAATGGTAAGAGTGGGTTAG
- the LOC111523781 gene encoding podocan-like protein 1, with translation MLDLSHNELSFVPPDLPEALEELHLEGNRIGHVSPEAFLSTPRLRALFLRANRLHMTSIAAEAFLGLPNLRVVDTAGNLEQVLIQLPTTTPRGPRAGGP, from the exons ATGTTGGACCTCAGCCACAACGAGCTGTCCTTTGTGCCCCCGGACCTGCCTGAGGCCCTGGAGGAGCTGCACCTTGAGGGCAATCGCATCGGCCACGTGAGCCCCGAGGCCTTCCTCAGCACGCCCCGCCTGCGTGCCCTCTTCCTCAG GGCCAACAGGCTTCACATGACGAGCATCGCGGCCGAGGCCTTCCTGGGGCTCCCAAACCTGCGCGTGGTGGACACGGCAGGGAATCTGGAGCAGGTCCTGATCCAGCTGCCGACCACCACCCCACGTGGGCCACGGGCAGGGGGCCCCTGA